A window of the Pogona vitticeps strain Pit_001003342236 chromosome 4, PviZW2.1, whole genome shotgun sequence genome harbors these coding sequences:
- the MYBL1 gene encoding myb-related protein A isoform X1, which translates to MVPAKDGEEAAQLALCSEEDDDDFHYADHDYEVPQQKGSKKLCNRVKWTRDEDEKLKKLVEQHGTSDWTFIASHLQNRSDFQCQHRWQKVLNPELIKGPWTKEEDQRVIELVQKYGPKRWSLIAKHLKGRIGKQCRERWHNHLNPEVKKSSWTEEEDRIIYEAHKRLGNRWAEIAKLLPGRTDNSIKNHWNSTMRRKVEQEGYLQDGIKTERPCLSKVPPKTCPSTDHLHVSNQFYIPVQIPGYQYVSAEGNFIDHVTTSSDFIQQPFDDDPDKEKKIKELELLLMSAENEIRRKRVTSQAGSFSNWSGGFIMEDNITNTLNSLGEQTNDFYNVDDMQGATAQQNSPTKYLAVEANAVLSSLQTIPEFAETLELIESDPVAWSDVTSFDLSDAVTSPVNNAPVKLMRIQHSDGAMECQFNVSVVLDGKKASDEEESTFPSAAKFSSPPTILRKKKKFRAGQSQVSEQNDGSCSGVPNIALKQTPVKTLPFSPSQFFNTCSGNDQFSLENPAFTSTPICGQKVLITTPLHNKELTPKDQKENAGFRTPTIRRSLLGTTPRTPTPFKNALAAQEKKYGPLKIVSQPLAYLEEDIREVLKEETGTDIFFKEEEDSVPRSCKLENPSAKKVRKSLVLDPWEKEELSVPQFFTEDSVSDVQPENIYTTSLLMIPLLEIHENRGNMTPEKQDFSSTKLNFAMRKKKNTCISKNVKPEKALQANCEWETVVYGKTEDQLIMTEQARRYLSNYTTTGSTSRALVL; encoded by the exons CTTGCACTTTGCAGTGAGGAAGATGATGACGACTTTCATTATGCGGATCATGACTATGAAGTGCCACAACAAAAAGGGTCAAAGAAACTATGTAATAGAGTAAAATGGACACGTGATGAG GATGAAAAGCTGAAGAAGCTTGTAGAACAGCATGGGACAAGTGACTGGACCTTTATTGCTAGTCATCTGCAA aatcGATCTGATTTTCAATGCCAGCATCGATGGCAGAAAGTTCTAAATCCAGAACTTATTAAAGGCCCCTGGACTAAGGAAGAAGATCAGAGG GTCATTGAACTTGTTCAGAAATATGGACCAAAGCGCTGGTCTTTGATTGCAAAGCACTTAAAAGGAAGAATAGGGAAACAGTGTCGAGAGAGGTGGCACAATCACCTTAATCCAGAGGTAAAGAAATCTTCATGGACTGAGGAGGAGGACAGAATCATCTATGAAGCTCATAAACGTTTGGGGAATCGGTGGGCTGAAATTGCCAAGTTGCTGCCTGGAAg AACTGACAATTCAATAAAAAATCACTGGAACTCTACTATGAGAAGAAAAGTTGAACAAGAAGGATATTTACAGGATGGAATCAAAACAGAGCGACCTTGCTTATCCAAAGTGCCACCAAAAACATGTCCATCCACAGACCATCTTCATGTCTCAAATCAGTTCTACATACCTGTACAG ATCCCAGGATACCAGTATGTATCAGCAGAAGGCAATTTCATAGACCATGTcaccacttcttcagacttcaTACAG CAGCCATTTGATGATGATCctgacaaagagaaaaaaattaaagaacttgAGCTGCTACTTATGTCAGCTGAGAATGAAATCAGGAGAAAGAGAGTCACATCT CAAGCTGGAAGTTTTTCTAACTGGTCTGGAGGCTTCATCATGGAAGACAACATAACAAATACCCTTAATAGCCTTGGGGAGCAAACAAATGATTTCTACAATGTGGATGATATGCAGGGTGCAACAGCTCAGCAAAACTCACCTACCAAATATTTGGCTGTGGAGGCAAATGCAGTATTGTCATCTCTGCAGACTATTCCTGAATTTGCAGAGACACTAGAACTTATTGAATCT GATCCTGTAGCATGGAGTGATGTCACCAGCTTTGACCTATCTGATGCAGTTACCTCCCCAGTCAATAATGCTCCTGTAAAACTAATGCGGATTCAACACAGTGATGGAGCAATGGAATGCCAATTCAATGTAAGTGTTGTGCTTGATGGCAAAAAAGCAAGTGATGAAGAAGAGTCAACGTTCCCAAGTGCAGCCAAATTCAGTTCTCCTCCAACTATTTTGCgcaagaaaaagaaattcagagCTGGACAATCACAAGTCAGTGAACAGAATGATGGCTCATGTAGTGGTGTTCCCAATATAGCATTAAAACAAACACCAGTGAAGACACTACCTTTTTCTCCTTCCCAG TTCTTCAACACATGTTCTGGAAATGATCAGTTCAGTCTTGAAAATCCTGCATTCACATCAACTCCAATTTGTGGCCAAAAAGTTCTTATTACAACTCCTTTGCATAATAAAGAATTGACACCCAAAGATCAAAAGGAAAATGCAGG TTTCAGAACCCCTACTATTAGAAGATCTCTGCTGGGTACAACACCAAGGACTCCTACTCCTTTTAAGAATGCTTTAGctgctcaagaaaaaaaatatggtccTTTGAAAATTGTG TCACAGCCCCTTGCTTATTTGGAAGAAGATATCAGAGAAGTTTTAAAGGAGGAAACTGGAACAGATATATTCTTCAAGGAAGAGGAGGATTCTGTGCCTAGAAGTTGTAAGTTAGAG AATCCTtctgcaaaaaaagtcagaaaatcaTTGGTCTTGGATCCTTGGGAAAAAGAAGAGCTTAGTGTTCCTCAGTTTTTTACAGAAGACAGTGTTTCTGATGTACAG CCAGAGAATATTTATACTACATCACTCCTAATGATACCATTATTGGAAATACATGAGAACAGAGGCAATATGACTCcagagaaacaggatttcagttcaACAAAGCTGAATTTTGcaatgagaaaaaagaagaatacTTGCATTTCAAAAAATGTCAAACCGGAAAAAGCACTTCAG
- the MYBL1 gene encoding myb-related protein A isoform X3: MAKRPRSEEDDDDFHYADHDYEVPQQKGSKKLCNRVKWTRDEDEKLKKLVEQHGTSDWTFIASHLQNRSDFQCQHRWQKVLNPELIKGPWTKEEDQRVIELVQKYGPKRWSLIAKHLKGRIGKQCRERWHNHLNPEVKKSSWTEEEDRIIYEAHKRLGNRWAEIAKLLPGRTDNSIKNHWNSTMRRKVEQEGYLQDGIKTERPCLSKVPPKTCPSTDHLHVSNQFYIPVQIPGYQYVSAEGNFIDHVTTSSDFIQQPFDDDPDKEKKIKELELLLMSAENEIRRKRVTSQAGSFSNWSGGFIMEDNITNTLNSLGEQTNDFYNVDDMQGATAQQNSPTKYLAVEANAVLSSLQTIPEFAETLELIESDPVAWSDVTSFDLSDAVTSPVNNAPVKLMRIQHSDGAMECQFNVSVVLDGKKASDEEESTFPSAAKFSSPPTILRKKKKFRAGQSQVSEQNDGSCSGVPNIALKQTPVKTLPFSPSQFFNTCSGNDQFSLENPAFTSTPICGQKVLITTPLHNKELTPKDQKENAGFRTPTIRRSLLGTTPRTPTPFKNALAAQEKKYGPLKIVSQPLAYLEEDIREVLKEETGTDIFFKEEEDSVPRSCKLENPSAKKVRKSLVLDPWEKEELSVPQFFTEDSVSDVQPENIYTTSLLMIPLLEIHENRGNMTPEKQDFSSTKLNFAMRKKKNTCISKNVKPEKALQANCEWETVVYGKTEDQLIMTEQARRYLSNYTTTGSTSRALVL, from the exons TGAGGAAGATGATGACGACTTTCATTATGCGGATCATGACTATGAAGTGCCACAACAAAAAGGGTCAAAGAAACTATGTAATAGAGTAAAATGGACACGTGATGAG GATGAAAAGCTGAAGAAGCTTGTAGAACAGCATGGGACAAGTGACTGGACCTTTATTGCTAGTCATCTGCAA aatcGATCTGATTTTCAATGCCAGCATCGATGGCAGAAAGTTCTAAATCCAGAACTTATTAAAGGCCCCTGGACTAAGGAAGAAGATCAGAGG GTCATTGAACTTGTTCAGAAATATGGACCAAAGCGCTGGTCTTTGATTGCAAAGCACTTAAAAGGAAGAATAGGGAAACAGTGTCGAGAGAGGTGGCACAATCACCTTAATCCAGAGGTAAAGAAATCTTCATGGACTGAGGAGGAGGACAGAATCATCTATGAAGCTCATAAACGTTTGGGGAATCGGTGGGCTGAAATTGCCAAGTTGCTGCCTGGAAg AACTGACAATTCAATAAAAAATCACTGGAACTCTACTATGAGAAGAAAAGTTGAACAAGAAGGATATTTACAGGATGGAATCAAAACAGAGCGACCTTGCTTATCCAAAGTGCCACCAAAAACATGTCCATCCACAGACCATCTTCATGTCTCAAATCAGTTCTACATACCTGTACAG ATCCCAGGATACCAGTATGTATCAGCAGAAGGCAATTTCATAGACCATGTcaccacttcttcagacttcaTACAG CAGCCATTTGATGATGATCctgacaaagagaaaaaaattaaagaacttgAGCTGCTACTTATGTCAGCTGAGAATGAAATCAGGAGAAAGAGAGTCACATCT CAAGCTGGAAGTTTTTCTAACTGGTCTGGAGGCTTCATCATGGAAGACAACATAACAAATACCCTTAATAGCCTTGGGGAGCAAACAAATGATTTCTACAATGTGGATGATATGCAGGGTGCAACAGCTCAGCAAAACTCACCTACCAAATATTTGGCTGTGGAGGCAAATGCAGTATTGTCATCTCTGCAGACTATTCCTGAATTTGCAGAGACACTAGAACTTATTGAATCT GATCCTGTAGCATGGAGTGATGTCACCAGCTTTGACCTATCTGATGCAGTTACCTCCCCAGTCAATAATGCTCCTGTAAAACTAATGCGGATTCAACACAGTGATGGAGCAATGGAATGCCAATTCAATGTAAGTGTTGTGCTTGATGGCAAAAAAGCAAGTGATGAAGAAGAGTCAACGTTCCCAAGTGCAGCCAAATTCAGTTCTCCTCCAACTATTTTGCgcaagaaaaagaaattcagagCTGGACAATCACAAGTCAGTGAACAGAATGATGGCTCATGTAGTGGTGTTCCCAATATAGCATTAAAACAAACACCAGTGAAGACACTACCTTTTTCTCCTTCCCAG TTCTTCAACACATGTTCTGGAAATGATCAGTTCAGTCTTGAAAATCCTGCATTCACATCAACTCCAATTTGTGGCCAAAAAGTTCTTATTACAACTCCTTTGCATAATAAAGAATTGACACCCAAAGATCAAAAGGAAAATGCAGG TTTCAGAACCCCTACTATTAGAAGATCTCTGCTGGGTACAACACCAAGGACTCCTACTCCTTTTAAGAATGCTTTAGctgctcaagaaaaaaaatatggtccTTTGAAAATTGTG TCACAGCCCCTTGCTTATTTGGAAGAAGATATCAGAGAAGTTTTAAAGGAGGAAACTGGAACAGATATATTCTTCAAGGAAGAGGAGGATTCTGTGCCTAGAAGTTGTAAGTTAGAG AATCCTtctgcaaaaaaagtcagaaaatcaTTGGTCTTGGATCCTTGGGAAAAAGAAGAGCTTAGTGTTCCTCAGTTTTTTACAGAAGACAGTGTTTCTGATGTACAG CCAGAGAATATTTATACTACATCACTCCTAATGATACCATTATTGGAAATACATGAGAACAGAGGCAATATGACTCcagagaaacaggatttcagttcaACAAAGCTGAATTTTGcaatgagaaaaaagaagaatacTTGCATTTCAAAAAATGTCAAACCGGAAAAAGCACTTCAG
- the MYBL1 gene encoding myb-related protein A isoform X2, with product MVPAKDGEEAAQLALCSEEDDDDFHYADHDYEVPQQKGSKKLCNRVKWTRDEDEKLKKLVEQHGTSDWTFIASHLQNRSDFQCQHRWQKVLNPELIKGPWTKEEDQRVIELVQKYGPKRWSLIAKHLKGRIGKQCRERWHNHLNPEVKKSSWTEEEDRIIYEAHKRLGNRWAEIAKLLPGRTDNSIKNHWNSTMRRKVEQEGYLQDGIKTERPCLSKVPPKTCPSTDHLHVSNQFYIPVQIPGYQYVSAEGNFIDHVTTSSDFIQPFDDDPDKEKKIKELELLLMSAENEIRRKRVTSQAGSFSNWSGGFIMEDNITNTLNSLGEQTNDFYNVDDMQGATAQQNSPTKYLAVEANAVLSSLQTIPEFAETLELIESDPVAWSDVTSFDLSDAVTSPVNNAPVKLMRIQHSDGAMECQFNVSVVLDGKKASDEEESTFPSAAKFSSPPTILRKKKKFRAGQSQVSEQNDGSCSGVPNIALKQTPVKTLPFSPSQFFNTCSGNDQFSLENPAFTSTPICGQKVLITTPLHNKELTPKDQKENAGFRTPTIRRSLLGTTPRTPTPFKNALAAQEKKYGPLKIVSQPLAYLEEDIREVLKEETGTDIFFKEEEDSVPRSCKLENPSAKKVRKSLVLDPWEKEELSVPQFFTEDSVSDVQPENIYTTSLLMIPLLEIHENRGNMTPEKQDFSSTKLNFAMRKKKNTCISKNVKPEKALQANCEWETVVYGKTEDQLIMTEQARRYLSNYTTTGSTSRALVL from the exons CTTGCACTTTGCAGTGAGGAAGATGATGACGACTTTCATTATGCGGATCATGACTATGAAGTGCCACAACAAAAAGGGTCAAAGAAACTATGTAATAGAGTAAAATGGACACGTGATGAG GATGAAAAGCTGAAGAAGCTTGTAGAACAGCATGGGACAAGTGACTGGACCTTTATTGCTAGTCATCTGCAA aatcGATCTGATTTTCAATGCCAGCATCGATGGCAGAAAGTTCTAAATCCAGAACTTATTAAAGGCCCCTGGACTAAGGAAGAAGATCAGAGG GTCATTGAACTTGTTCAGAAATATGGACCAAAGCGCTGGTCTTTGATTGCAAAGCACTTAAAAGGAAGAATAGGGAAACAGTGTCGAGAGAGGTGGCACAATCACCTTAATCCAGAGGTAAAGAAATCTTCATGGACTGAGGAGGAGGACAGAATCATCTATGAAGCTCATAAACGTTTGGGGAATCGGTGGGCTGAAATTGCCAAGTTGCTGCCTGGAAg AACTGACAATTCAATAAAAAATCACTGGAACTCTACTATGAGAAGAAAAGTTGAACAAGAAGGATATTTACAGGATGGAATCAAAACAGAGCGACCTTGCTTATCCAAAGTGCCACCAAAAACATGTCCATCCACAGACCATCTTCATGTCTCAAATCAGTTCTACATACCTGTACAG ATCCCAGGATACCAGTATGTATCAGCAGAAGGCAATTTCATAGACCATGTcaccacttcttcagacttcaTACAG CCATTTGATGATGATCctgacaaagagaaaaaaattaaagaacttgAGCTGCTACTTATGTCAGCTGAGAATGAAATCAGGAGAAAGAGAGTCACATCT CAAGCTGGAAGTTTTTCTAACTGGTCTGGAGGCTTCATCATGGAAGACAACATAACAAATACCCTTAATAGCCTTGGGGAGCAAACAAATGATTTCTACAATGTGGATGATATGCAGGGTGCAACAGCTCAGCAAAACTCACCTACCAAATATTTGGCTGTGGAGGCAAATGCAGTATTGTCATCTCTGCAGACTATTCCTGAATTTGCAGAGACACTAGAACTTATTGAATCT GATCCTGTAGCATGGAGTGATGTCACCAGCTTTGACCTATCTGATGCAGTTACCTCCCCAGTCAATAATGCTCCTGTAAAACTAATGCGGATTCAACACAGTGATGGAGCAATGGAATGCCAATTCAATGTAAGTGTTGTGCTTGATGGCAAAAAAGCAAGTGATGAAGAAGAGTCAACGTTCCCAAGTGCAGCCAAATTCAGTTCTCCTCCAACTATTTTGCgcaagaaaaagaaattcagagCTGGACAATCACAAGTCAGTGAACAGAATGATGGCTCATGTAGTGGTGTTCCCAATATAGCATTAAAACAAACACCAGTGAAGACACTACCTTTTTCTCCTTCCCAG TTCTTCAACACATGTTCTGGAAATGATCAGTTCAGTCTTGAAAATCCTGCATTCACATCAACTCCAATTTGTGGCCAAAAAGTTCTTATTACAACTCCTTTGCATAATAAAGAATTGACACCCAAAGATCAAAAGGAAAATGCAGG TTTCAGAACCCCTACTATTAGAAGATCTCTGCTGGGTACAACACCAAGGACTCCTACTCCTTTTAAGAATGCTTTAGctgctcaagaaaaaaaatatggtccTTTGAAAATTGTG TCACAGCCCCTTGCTTATTTGGAAGAAGATATCAGAGAAGTTTTAAAGGAGGAAACTGGAACAGATATATTCTTCAAGGAAGAGGAGGATTCTGTGCCTAGAAGTTGTAAGTTAGAG AATCCTtctgcaaaaaaagtcagaaaatcaTTGGTCTTGGATCCTTGGGAAAAAGAAGAGCTTAGTGTTCCTCAGTTTTTTACAGAAGACAGTGTTTCTGATGTACAG CCAGAGAATATTTATACTACATCACTCCTAATGATACCATTATTGGAAATACATGAGAACAGAGGCAATATGACTCcagagaaacaggatttcagttcaACAAAGCTGAATTTTGcaatgagaaaaaagaagaatacTTGCATTTCAAAAAATGTCAAACCGGAAAAAGCACTTCAG
- the MYBL1 gene encoding myb-related protein A isoform X4 yields MAKRPRSEEDDDDFHYADHDYEVPQQKGSKKLCNRVKWTRDEDEKLKKLVEQHGTSDWTFIASHLQNRSDFQCQHRWQKVLNPELIKGPWTKEEDQRVIELVQKYGPKRWSLIAKHLKGRIGKQCRERWHNHLNPEVKKSSWTEEEDRIIYEAHKRLGNRWAEIAKLLPGRTDNSIKNHWNSTMRRKVEQEGYLQDGIKTERPCLSKVPPKTCPSTDHLHVSNQFYIPVQIPGYQYVSAEGNFIDHVTTSSDFIQPFDDDPDKEKKIKELELLLMSAENEIRRKRVTSQAGSFSNWSGGFIMEDNITNTLNSLGEQTNDFYNVDDMQGATAQQNSPTKYLAVEANAVLSSLQTIPEFAETLELIESDPVAWSDVTSFDLSDAVTSPVNNAPVKLMRIQHSDGAMECQFNVSVVLDGKKASDEEESTFPSAAKFSSPPTILRKKKKFRAGQSQVSEQNDGSCSGVPNIALKQTPVKTLPFSPSQFFNTCSGNDQFSLENPAFTSTPICGQKVLITTPLHNKELTPKDQKENAGFRTPTIRRSLLGTTPRTPTPFKNALAAQEKKYGPLKIVSQPLAYLEEDIREVLKEETGTDIFFKEEEDSVPRSCKLENPSAKKVRKSLVLDPWEKEELSVPQFFTEDSVSDVQPENIYTTSLLMIPLLEIHENRGNMTPEKQDFSSTKLNFAMRKKKNTCISKNVKPEKALQANCEWETVVYGKTEDQLIMTEQARRYLSNYTTTGSTSRALVL; encoded by the exons TGAGGAAGATGATGACGACTTTCATTATGCGGATCATGACTATGAAGTGCCACAACAAAAAGGGTCAAAGAAACTATGTAATAGAGTAAAATGGACACGTGATGAG GATGAAAAGCTGAAGAAGCTTGTAGAACAGCATGGGACAAGTGACTGGACCTTTATTGCTAGTCATCTGCAA aatcGATCTGATTTTCAATGCCAGCATCGATGGCAGAAAGTTCTAAATCCAGAACTTATTAAAGGCCCCTGGACTAAGGAAGAAGATCAGAGG GTCATTGAACTTGTTCAGAAATATGGACCAAAGCGCTGGTCTTTGATTGCAAAGCACTTAAAAGGAAGAATAGGGAAACAGTGTCGAGAGAGGTGGCACAATCACCTTAATCCAGAGGTAAAGAAATCTTCATGGACTGAGGAGGAGGACAGAATCATCTATGAAGCTCATAAACGTTTGGGGAATCGGTGGGCTGAAATTGCCAAGTTGCTGCCTGGAAg AACTGACAATTCAATAAAAAATCACTGGAACTCTACTATGAGAAGAAAAGTTGAACAAGAAGGATATTTACAGGATGGAATCAAAACAGAGCGACCTTGCTTATCCAAAGTGCCACCAAAAACATGTCCATCCACAGACCATCTTCATGTCTCAAATCAGTTCTACATACCTGTACAG ATCCCAGGATACCAGTATGTATCAGCAGAAGGCAATTTCATAGACCATGTcaccacttcttcagacttcaTACAG CCATTTGATGATGATCctgacaaagagaaaaaaattaaagaacttgAGCTGCTACTTATGTCAGCTGAGAATGAAATCAGGAGAAAGAGAGTCACATCT CAAGCTGGAAGTTTTTCTAACTGGTCTGGAGGCTTCATCATGGAAGACAACATAACAAATACCCTTAATAGCCTTGGGGAGCAAACAAATGATTTCTACAATGTGGATGATATGCAGGGTGCAACAGCTCAGCAAAACTCACCTACCAAATATTTGGCTGTGGAGGCAAATGCAGTATTGTCATCTCTGCAGACTATTCCTGAATTTGCAGAGACACTAGAACTTATTGAATCT GATCCTGTAGCATGGAGTGATGTCACCAGCTTTGACCTATCTGATGCAGTTACCTCCCCAGTCAATAATGCTCCTGTAAAACTAATGCGGATTCAACACAGTGATGGAGCAATGGAATGCCAATTCAATGTAAGTGTTGTGCTTGATGGCAAAAAAGCAAGTGATGAAGAAGAGTCAACGTTCCCAAGTGCAGCCAAATTCAGTTCTCCTCCAACTATTTTGCgcaagaaaaagaaattcagagCTGGACAATCACAAGTCAGTGAACAGAATGATGGCTCATGTAGTGGTGTTCCCAATATAGCATTAAAACAAACACCAGTGAAGACACTACCTTTTTCTCCTTCCCAG TTCTTCAACACATGTTCTGGAAATGATCAGTTCAGTCTTGAAAATCCTGCATTCACATCAACTCCAATTTGTGGCCAAAAAGTTCTTATTACAACTCCTTTGCATAATAAAGAATTGACACCCAAAGATCAAAAGGAAAATGCAGG TTTCAGAACCCCTACTATTAGAAGATCTCTGCTGGGTACAACACCAAGGACTCCTACTCCTTTTAAGAATGCTTTAGctgctcaagaaaaaaaatatggtccTTTGAAAATTGTG TCACAGCCCCTTGCTTATTTGGAAGAAGATATCAGAGAAGTTTTAAAGGAGGAAACTGGAACAGATATATTCTTCAAGGAAGAGGAGGATTCTGTGCCTAGAAGTTGTAAGTTAGAG AATCCTtctgcaaaaaaagtcagaaaatcaTTGGTCTTGGATCCTTGGGAAAAAGAAGAGCTTAGTGTTCCTCAGTTTTTTACAGAAGACAGTGTTTCTGATGTACAG CCAGAGAATATTTATACTACATCACTCCTAATGATACCATTATTGGAAATACATGAGAACAGAGGCAATATGACTCcagagaaacaggatttcagttcaACAAAGCTGAATTTTGcaatgagaaaaaagaagaatacTTGCATTTCAAAAAATGTCAAACCGGAAAAAGCACTTCAG